In Cytophagia bacterium CHB2, one DNA window encodes the following:
- a CDS encoding response regulator transcription factor, whose amino-acid sequence MRVLLADDHKLFRQGMISLMRTREDLVEVVGEAETGEEAIQLTEKLSPDVVLMDIYMSQMDGLQAAKEIRTRFPKVAIVMLTSSERDGHLYEAVRLGVAGYLLKSLDADELFELLEGVTRGEAAMTRSMAMRLLKGVADRMVDGESGEEALSEKELLVLRFVASGASNAEIAESLSISINTVKSHLKNILEKLQLANRTQAATYALKHGLVLPREN is encoded by the coding sequence ATTCGAGTTTTACTTGCAGACGATCACAAACTATTCCGTCAGGGGATGATCAGCCTGATGCGCACGCGTGAAGACCTGGTCGAGGTCGTGGGAGAGGCGGAAACGGGCGAAGAAGCGATTCAATTGACCGAAAAATTGAGTCCCGATGTGGTCCTCATGGATATTTATATGTCGCAAATGGATGGGTTGCAGGCGGCTAAAGAGATTCGGACGCGTTTTCCCAAAGTGGCGATTGTGATGCTGACCTCCTCCGAGCGCGACGGACACCTGTATGAAGCCGTACGTCTGGGAGTGGCCGGCTATTTACTTAAGAGTCTGGACGCGGATGAATTGTTCGAATTGCTGGAAGGGGTGACGCGCGGCGAGGCGGCCATGACGCGTTCGATGGCTATGCGGCTTCTAAAGGGCGTGGCCGATCGCATGGTTGACGGCGAGAGCGGGGAAGAAGCGCTCTCGGAGAAAGAACTGTTGGTTCTGCGGTTTGTCGCCAGCGGCGCCAGTAACGCCGAGATCGCGGAGAGTCTTTCGATCTCCATCAACACGGTCAAGAGTCACCTGAAAAATATTTTGGAGAAACTCCAACTCGCCAATCGAACGCAAGCCGCCACTTATGCTTTGAAGCATGGTCTGGTTTTGCCGAGGGAAAATTAG